One Aptenodytes patagonicus chromosome 7, bAptPat1.pri.cur, whole genome shotgun sequence genomic window, AGGGCAGGGGCCCGGGAGACGCCCTGCGCCCTCCGGGCCCCTGCCTTCagcccagggtgcaggcaggggtgcaggcaTCTGCCTCTCCCCGCCCGCCGGCAACACCGGCTCACACGGAGGTTCCCCGTCTCTGCCCTGACGTGCCCCCGGTGCCGCCGGCTCAGCTCCAGTGGTGCCGGCCCGTGGGGTGCCAAGCGGTGACGAGGGTGGCAGTGCCGTGGGGCTGggtgcgggggtggggggtgggggtggtcaGCTCAACCCCACCGATGGGTGCTTCCAgatctgctgcctggagctgtggGCACGATGACCGGGGATGGGGGAGACCTGGGGGTATGATGGGGAGAGGGACATGGAGGTTGGGGACATGGCGGGCACGTCCACCCTGGGGGACATGGGCGAGGGACATGGAGACCAGGGACATGGTGGGCATGGAGACCAGGGACACGAAAGGCAAGGGGATGTGGTGGGCACGTCCAGCTGGGGGACACTGAGACCTGGGATGTTGGGGACATGGAGACTGGGGCCGTGGTGGGCAGGGGGACATGGAGACCAGGGACATGACGGGAAGGGGGACAAGATGAGCAAGGGGACATGGTGTGCAGTGGGACATGGAGACATGGGATGTATTGGGCATGTCCGGACTGGGGACACGGAGACCTGGGATGTGGGGGACATGGAGACTGGGGACGTGGTGTGCAGGGGGGGGACATGGAGACCTGGGACGTGTTGGGCATGTCCAGCTTAGAGACATGGAGACTGGGGACATGGTGGGCAGGAGGGGCATGATGGGCAGGGGGACATAGGGTGCAGGGGGATATGGAGACCTGGGACGTGTCGGGCATGTCCAGATTGGGGACATGGAGACCTGGGATGTGGGGGACATGGAGACTGGGGACATGGTGGGCAGGGAGACATGGAGACCTGGGACGTGTTGGGCATGTCCACCTGCTGGACATGGAGACTGGGCACCTAATGGGAAGGGGGACACGGTGTGCAGGAGGACATGGAGACCTGAGACGAGGCGGGGGCATACCCAAATAGGGGACACCGAAACCTGGGACGTGGGGAACATGGAGGCTGGGACATGGTGGGCATGAGGACATGGAGACCTGGGGTGAGGGGAGCATGTCCAGCTTGGGGACACAGAGACCTGGGATGTGGGGGACATGGAGACTGGGGACATGGTGGGCACGGCGGGCATGGGGACTCGGGAcatggcaggcagggagggggccaCGGAGACTGGGGACGAGGCGGGAAGTCCCTACCCTGACCCCGTCCTCAGTGTCCGCCGTGGCACCCCCCCCCCGATGCCTGAcggccgccccccaccccccccacccctacCTTGCAGCTGAACTACCTGGGCCCCCCCTTCAATGAGCCCGACTTCAACCCCCCGCGGCTGGCGCGTGCCGAGCGGGTGCCCAGCGCCACGGTGGACTTGGACCTGTGGCGGGGGTTGACCGACAACGCCCGCCTGGCCGCCAACTACCGCGCTTACAGCCGGCTGCTCTGCTACCTGCGGGCGCTGGACGGGCAGGCGGGCACCGCCGAGCTACGCCATCGCCTCGGCCACTTCTGCTCCAGCCTGCAAGGTTTGGTGCTCAGCATCGCCGGCGTCATGTCCTCCCTGGGTTACCCGCTGCCCGTCGGTCCCGCCGGgacccccgcgccccccggcaCCCCCGTCGCCCCCAATGACTTCCTCAAGAAGATGGATGATTTCTGGTTGCTGAAGGAGCTGCAGACCTGGCTGTGGCGCTCGGCCAAGGACTTCAACCGCCTCAAGAAGAAGGTGCCGCCCGCCGTGGTCACGCTGCGCCTGGAGGCGAGGGGCTTCTGagccctcccacccccccccaatgcccccccccccccgcctcgccggGACAGGGATGGAGCTCCTCACCCCGACGGGCCACCACACATCCCCACCGCCACCTCGCTGTGCCTTGTGGGATGGGGCTCCTGACCCAAAGTGGCACGAAAGCCACCCATGTCCCCTCTCCATCACCAGTGTGCCTTGAGAAATGGGGCTCCTGACCCCAAGTGCCACCAAAGctgccccacccccccccctccatcaCCACGCTGTGCCTTAAGGGACAGGGCTCCTGACCCCAAAGTGCCACCACGGCCAccccacgtccccccccccccgtcaccaCGCTGTGCCTTGAGATATGGGGCTCCTGAACCCAAAGTGCCACCAAAGCCACCACACATCCCCACCATCATCACAGTGCCTTAAGGGACAGGGCTCCTGACCCCGAAGTGCCACCAAGGCCACCCATGTCCCCCCTCTATCACCAGTGTCCCTTGAGGAACGGGGCTCCTGACCCCGAAGTGCCACCACGGCCACCCATGTCCCCCCTCCATCACCAGTGTCCCTTGAGGAACGGGGCTCCTGACCCCGAAGTGCCACCACGGCCACCCATGTCCCCCTCCATCACCAGTGTCCCTTGAGGAACGGGGCTCCTGACCCCAAAGTGCCACCAAAGCCACCTCACGTCCCCACCGTCTGTGCCTCGGGGCGGGGGCTGGTGCCACCGCGGTGTCCCCGCCGCTGTGCTGTGCCCGCCCCCACCAGTGTGCCCTGGCCCCTCGGGGCTGTCCCCACAcccgtggggctgggcagggcagccgtctcctccccctgccccacggcagcAATAAGCCCCGCCCCCAGGGGTTCCAGAGTGGGTGCGAGCCCCGCCCACCCCCGAAAGGACCAATCCCCCCGAGCATAGGAATAAGCCCCGCCCCACCCAGCAGCAAGCCCCGCCCCAGGAGCAATAGGCTCCACCCCTCCCCGGATGGCAATAAGCCCCGCTCACCAGCCTGTGTAGCAAACCCCGCCTCCTTCCTACAACAGGCTCCGCCCCCTCTTGCCCAAGCCCCGCCTCACCCACGGTTGCCTAGCAACCCACGGGGGGGGGGAGCCCAGGAGGGTGGGGCTCTGGGCTGCGGTGGGCGGGGCTGGAGGCGGGGCCCCAGGGCCGCTGTCCCGGTGCGTCTATGAGTGTTTATTTATTGGAGATGTTATTTATTGGGGTATTTATTGCAGAAGATCTATTCTTGTATGAACGAATAAAAGCCTTTCTCcagcgcccccgccccgcccgcgccaCACGGCGGGGGGCCCAAGGAGCCAGTGGTGCCATCAGTAGGGGCCAGGGTGAACGGGTAGCTGCGCCCGACTCTGAGCTcagtggggggggtgggggggtggcagggtgGGGAGCCAGGACCCTCCAGGCCCGGGTAACCCCatctcacacccccccccccccccctccagccatGGCTTCCCCGCCCATGGGCGCCCCCACACCTCCATCCTCGGGCATCCCGAGCCCAGGGCACCCCCATCCCGGGGACACCCAAGCACCCCATCCCCCGGTGCCCGTGGCCGTGGGCACCCCCCGGTGCCCCCATCCCCGGGCACTACTGGGGGGTGACCACCAGGGTGTACAAGGTGCCGGGCTGGGGCAGGAAGCCCACGGCACGGACGGCCCGCTGCGAGGAGGTGTTGCTGGGCAGCACCCTGCAGTAGATGGGGAAGCCGCGGGCGTGCAGCCCCCGGCCCAGGGCACCCAGCACCACCCCGGTCAGGCCCTGCCCGCGCCAGGCGGGCAGCGTGTAGCCGTGGCTCAGGCAACCCAGGGGGTCCAGCAGGCTCCAGGAGACGGGGCGCCCGCGGGGTCCCAGCAGGCAGGCGTTGGGCAGCGCCCGCACCAGCCCCAGCAGGAACCGCCGGCTGCGGGCGTTGCCCCCGAAGCCCCACGTGGCGTTGAGCAGCGGGACGTGGGACGGGGACACGGGTGCCAGGCGCAGTCCCGGCGGCACCCTGCAACCGGGCAGAGCGGAGAGACGGGGTGGGGGCGCGGGTTCCCACCCCGGCGGGGATGGCACGGGGGAGCTGCTGCACCCGGGGATGGGACTGGGGACCCACCATGTCACCAGGGGATGTGCTCAGGGACCCCTGTGCCACCCAGGGATGTGTTTGGGGACCCCCCCATGTCACCTGGGGATGTGCTCAGGGACCCCTGTGCCACCCAGGGATGTGTTTGGGGACCCCCCCATGTCACCTGGGGATGTGCTTGGGGACCCCTGTGCCACCCAGGGATGTGCTCAGGGACCTCTATGCCACCCAGGGATGTGTTTGGTGACCCTCCCATGCCACCTGGGGATGTGATTGGGGACCCCTGTACCACTCAGGGATATGCTCGGGGACCCCTGTGCCACCCAGGGATGTGTTTGGGCACTCCTTTGCCACCCAGGGATGTGCTCGGGGACCCCTGTGCCACCCAGGGATGTGACCGGGGCCCCCCGGTGCCACCGTGTCCCCAGGTGCCCCCGTACTCACTGcacgcggggccgggggggctgggggctcagcAGCGCCTGGTAGGGGTACGTCTCCAGCCGCAGCCCCTTGGCCTCGGCCGCCTCGCGCACGGCTTCGTACATCCCCTCCTGCATCCCTGGGGCAGCGTCGTcagcccgggcgggggggggggggcacggtgggcaggaggggggtgaccggacaccccccccccccccccccccgaccccgtgCCAGGCTTACCCTGCATCTGGAAGGCCCGGGTCCAGCCCACCGCCTCGGTGCCCCCCAGCAGTGCCCGCCAGGCACCCTCGTCCCGGTAGTACACGGTCAGCTGGTTGGCGTAGAAGTCCCCGGGGTCCctgtgctcctggggaggacGGGGTCTGAGcgtggcccccccaccccccccccgctccaCACCCCTGCCCCATGGTGTGTGGGGTGCtgccagggccgggggggggggggggggggggggcagccggaGCAGCACCTCTGGGCGCAGGCGGGTCAGGACGACGCCGAAATGGGGCCAGGAGTCCACCAGCACCTCGTGGGAGGCCGGGTTCCCCCGGGCCACCGTCATCACGGCCCCCAGGACCTGCAGGACAGGGTcagcgctggggggggggacgacacacacggACGGACGGGGGGCTGTGATGGGCGATGGGGCCGTGATGGGTCCCTCCGTCCccccccgcggtgcccggctgcacCCCGGGTGCTGCCAGCTTCCGTCGGTGCAAGGGGCCAGGCCATCATGTGGGGACCACCTCGGGGTCCCTgtcagcagcagggcaggggagagggggcagagagGTCCCCAGGGTCCCCGTcaccagcagggcagggggaggaggcacGGGGGTCCCCGGGGCCCCCCAGAGTCCCCGTGACTGGCAGGATGGAGGGGAGGGCACAGAGGTCCCTGGGGTCCCCGTCACCAGTAGCACTGGGTGGGGAGGTCACAGGGGACCCTGGAGACCACGTCACCAGcacggaggggagggaggggacaggggtCCCTGGAGTCCCCGTCACcgacagggcggggggggggggaagcagaggggtCCCCGGGGTCCCCGTCACCGGCAGGGTGGCAGGCAGGCTCCTCCGCAGAGCCTCCTCCAGGCGCTGCAGCTGGCCCGGGCACGTCAGGATCAGCATGGCCCCGTGGCCGTGGGGCAGGTGGTGACACAGAGGATCCGGGAGGTGACACAGAAGAACCCGGGGCTGTGGGGCGCtggtggctgtggggcagggtgtCCCGGCCGAGCACCTGTCCCCAGGAGGCCGCAAggcgggcagggctggccccCTGCCCGGTGCCTGGCGGGACGgaccctgcccgctgcccccgtACGGGGGCCGCCCCCTGGGCAGGGGGCACTCGCCAGCCCGTGACGGCTGGTGGTGGCCCCGGGACCCGCCAGTGTCACCTCCCGCCCCACAGAACCAGGGAGCTGCTGGTGTCACCGCCTGCCCCACGGTCTCCAGACGCCCACTCCACGGCCCCACCGGAACCCACGACCCCAGGACTGCTGTGGGGTGagtgctggaggggctggggacCACAGGGCCTctgctggggacggggacggggacggggtcCCCACCTGGGGGTCCTGCCCCCCTGCGATTGTAGGGTCTCCCGGCAGGACCATGCTGATCCTGACGTGCCCGGCCCAGCTGCAGCGCCTGGAGGGGGCCCTGCGGAGGAGCCTGCCCTTCTCCCTGCCGGTGACGGGGACCCCGCGGTCACCCCTGCCCCTCGCCGTGatggggaaccccccccccccatcacctcTCGCCCCTTGCCCTGCTGGTGACGGGGACCCCGCGGTCACCCCTGCCCTTCGCCGTcacggggacccccccccccccccccccccgcccctgtcACCTCTCGCCCCTTGCCCTGCCGGTGATGGGGACCTTGATGTCACCCCTGCCCCTTGCTGTCACAAGGGACCCCGGCGTCACCCCTGTCTCTTGCCCCCCCGGTGATGGGGACCCCAGTGTCACCTCCCCACTCTCACTCCACCGGGGACAGGAACCCCAGTGTCACCCCGTGTCCGTCCCCTCCCTGTCACCCCCCCCCGTCACCCCCCCGGGGTGTCCCCAAGCCCAGGACAGGCTGCTCCTGGGCGTCACCCAACCCTAGGGCTGGCTGCAAGCCCGCCAATCCCAGCCCGCTTGGACTCTGCCGCAGCCAATTGCAGCCCAGCTTGGTTCCGAGATGGCCAATCCCCTTCTAGGCCTATACAAGCCAGCCAATCCCctcccacacccccccccccccatacaaGCCGGCCAATCCCAACCCAGGCAGGGTGCAACGCAGCCAATCCCAGGCTTCCTGCCTGCCCCGCCCCACTCCGGCCACGCCCACTCCACCTAGCCCCACCCACTTGTGGGCAGCCTGGCCTTAGGCACCGCCCCCTCTGCCTTCACCCCACCAAGCCCTATGGGGAGGGGGCGGCTTGCTTGGCAAGggcagggtgctgtggggtgcagccGGGCTGTGCCGGCTCggggagccctggggagccccaaatCTGCCCCCgttgccccctctccccccccccccccccccccagctctgacCCCTTTGCCCGCAGGTCCACGGGGCCGTGATGAACATAAACCGGGGGAACCCGGGGGAGTTTGAAGTCGTGGTGGACTCGTGGCCCCGCTTCGGCGCCGTGCTGGCGCGGCGCAGCGGAGAGGTGGCCGGCGGGGACatgggacatggggggggggggggggcatggggtggGCACGGTGCCCTGGCATGTGCCAGGTGGGCTCAGGGCACCCATGGGCGCCCCGCAGATGCCGGTGGACGACTGCTACAGGAACACGCACGCGGCTTTCTACCGGGACGTGGGCGCCTACCGGGCGTTGCTGGAGACCCCCGGCTGCCTGCGCTGGGACACCGCCTTCCACGTCTtcggtgtcctgggggggggggggggggggggccgttcCTGAGGGGGCGTCAAGGGGCAGCACTGGGGGCAGGGAGCACGCGTGCTCCGGGTGGGAATCGGGGGTGCTGGGCGGcgctggggagcactgggagcgTGGGACGGCGGGGGGGGGCCACGGTGATACGGGGGTAAGGAACTGGAGGCACTGGGAGGTACTGGTGGAAGgaactgggggtgctgggggacaCCGGGGGCAGACAtttgggtgctgggggcactggggaggaTTGGGGGCACGACTtggtgtgctgggggggggggagaactgGGGGTAGGGGTTTGATGGGTGCCGTCACTGGGGAGTATTGGGGctggacttgggggtgctggggggcagtGGGGGCAGGGATGCGGTTAATGGGGGCACTGGGGGCCACTGGGGAGCACTGTGGCAGGacttggggtgctggggggcactgggggcaggAATTGGGGTGCTGGGCACACTGAGGGCAAGGATTGGGCTACTGGGGATAGAGACCGGGGTtgtggggagcccctggggacagcggggagggCACAGGTGGCGTGCTGGGGTCAGAAagaggggggctgggggcaggaatGGGGGCGTTGGGGGAGCAGGGCCCCCTGACGGGCACCAtccccagggctgcaggagggggtgGCCACGGTGTCACAGGCCATCGCGGGGGCCAAGGGCATCGAGCTGGAGGTCTCCGAGTACTACACCTACCTGCACCCCGACCCCAGCACCATGCCCGAGCCCCGGTGAGCGCTCCTCCACCCCAGTCCCGGCTCGGGCAGCCCCCgtcggcgccccccccccccccccccctgctgaCGGCCACCCCTCGCCGCAGGCTGGACCCCAGCGTGCGGGTGGGCTCGCTGAGCCCGGTGCACCTGGATCTGCTGAACGAGACGTGGCCGTACGGGGGCAACGCGCGGAGCCGGCGGTACCTGGCGGAGGTGCTGGGGCGCTtccccagcctctgcctgcagGACGGGGCCGGGCAGCCCCTCTGCTGGGCCCTGACCGACCCTTTCGGGACGGGGACCCACGGCTACACCCTGCCTGCCCACCGTCGGCGCGGCCACATGCGGGCGGTGCTGGCCCTCACCGCTCGCCGGGCGCAGGCCCGCGGCTTCCCCACCTTCGGGCACACGGCCACGGGCAACCGGCCCATGCAGCGGCTGCAGGAAGAGCTGGGCCACCGGCAACTGCCCGGGCTCTGCCGCTTCGTCCTGCACAACCCCGGCCTGGGGAGGGCCGGACCCTGACCCCCTCGgtcccccgccccggggcagggaAGTCCCCGCGCTGCGGGGCAAGGAAGAAAAccgaaaccaaaccaaaaagagGAGTGTGGACTCTCTGATGGCCGCCGTAGGGTTGTGTCTCCCTCCGGCACCAGTTTTCTCGCGCCTGGCTTGGCGCGCCGGCCGTTACAGCCGTGACCCGGCTTGgtgactcggggggggggggcggtgtcaCCGCCGAGGGACGCAGCTGTGTCCCCGGGGAGTCACCCCGTCCCTCTGCACCCGGGACACGCACCGCGGCCCTGCCCTGAGCTATTCTCGACCTCCCCTCAGGGAGGGCCAAAAAACCGCAGGCAAATCTGCGCCGGTGGCACCTGCcgtgtcccctccccccccctccccaggacgGTGTCACCACAGCTCGGGGGGGGACGACAGGCAGACACAGCGCCTGTGGGTCACCGGCTGTGcttcctggggcggggggggacgggacaggcaGAGCACCGCGCGGGGCAGAGGGTGACGGCTGCACAGCGTGAGTCACGGCTGGAGTCACGGCTCGTGGGGGTGATGGGGACAGCCGGGGGGGTGACAGTGCGTGGGGTGATGCGGACagccgggggggggacggacagtGCCCGGGGTGATGCggacagccggggggggggacggacagtGCCCAGGGTGATGGggacagccgggggggggggaacaacacaCTGCTCGGGGGGATAGGGACAGCCGGGAGGGGGGCGGTGGTGACAGTGCCCGGGGTGATGGGGACAGCCAGGGGGGTGACAGTTCCCGGGGTGATGGggacagccgggggggggggggacgacgactcGACAGTGCCCGGGGTGATGGGGACAGCCAGGGGGGTGACAGTGCCCGGGGTGATGGGGACAGCCGGGGGGGGACGGACGACGACTCGACAGTGCCCGGGGTGATAGGGACAGCcagggggggacacacgacagtGCCCAGGGTGATGGGGACAGCCGGGGGGGGCGGTGGTGACAGTGCCCGGGGTGATGGGGACCGCGGGGACGGGGGTGACAGCGGCCGGGCCCCCCAGCCCGgtcccgccgcggccccgccgcttCCGCCCGGCGAGCGGCAGGGGCGGGGCGAGCGGCAGGGGCGGGGCGAGCGGCAGGGGCGGGGCGAGCGGCAGGGGCGGGGCGAGCGGcaggggcgcggcgggcgggcggacgcCCGGTTCCCGGCAGCCGCCCGGTTCCTGgcagccgcggggccgccgccgccgccagccgcgctCTCCCGCAGGGCCATGGAGCAGCCCCGGCGCATCACCGACTCCttcgcgcggcggcggcgaccgggGCGAACCCCGGGCAGGGACAAGGGCAGGGTCAAGGGCAGGGactggccccggccccgcgcccccccgcccgccgaggagcccccgccgcccccgccgccccccgcggacCAGGCCCTCCTGGAGATGCTGCGCCACTTCGACCTCGCCTGGGAGTACGGGCCCTGCACCGGTGAGAGCCctcggccgccgcccccccgggcccccccccggccccgctgaccctcgtcgtccccccccccgcaggtATCACCCGCCTGCAGCGGTGGGAGCGGGCGCAGgcgctggggctgagcccccccggccccgtgcGCGACGCCCTCCTGGAGCACCAGGACAACCCCGATGTCACCTACAGGTGGGTGCGGGGGGGTACCGGGTACCCCCTCCCTTCTCCCGGTGCTCCCCACCCTGCCGGCATCCCTCCCGCCCACCACCGACGaccaggggtggggtgggggggcaccgGGAGCccgctgaccccccccccccccgccgtgccccCACAGCCTCTGGCACGAGTACGCGCTCTGAGCCGCTGCGCCCCACAccggagggaggaagaggaggaggaggaggaggagtgtggggtggtggtggtggtggtggggaaccCGCACCCGCTGCCCCCCAGGCCTGACCGCAGCCGTGCCGCCACCCCGGGGGCACCGGGCGGATTAAAGGCTGGAGTGAGTGAAGGCGGGGGGCTGCCGCGTGCTGTCTGTGGGGCACCCGGGGctggaggggggtggggtgggggggtgttgaAGCCCCTCTGTAGGGCactgggggtgggcaggggcctgtaaccccccc contains:
- the CLCF1 gene encoding cardiotrophin-like cytokine factor 1, which gives rise to MELRAGDSWGIFTFLCAALCNLPALPALNCTEELGAGQSIQKTYDLTRYLEHQLRTLAGTYLNYLGPPFNEPDFNPPRLARAERVPSATVDLDLWRGLTDNARLAANYRAYSRLLCYLRALDGQAGTAELRHRLGHFCSSLQGLVLSIAGVMSSLGYPLPVGPAGTPAPPGTPVAPNDFLKKMDDFWLLKELQTWLWRSAKDFNRLKKKVPPAVVTLRLEARGF
- the LOC143162766 gene encoding glycine N-acyltransferase-like protein 3 isoform X2 produces the protein MLILTCPGQLQRLEEALRRSLPATLPEHRDPGDFYANQLTVYYRDEGAWRALLGGTEAVGWTRAFQMQGMQEGMYEAVREAAEAKGLRLETYPYQALLSPQPPRPRVQVPPGLRLAPVSPSHVPLLNATWGFGGNARSRRFLLGLVRALPNACLLGPRGRPVSWSLLDPLGCLSHGYTLPAWRGQGLTGVVLGALGRGLHARGFPIYCRVLPSNTSSQRAVRAVGFLPQPGTLYTLVVTPQ
- the LOC143162766 gene encoding glycine N-acyltransferase-like protein 3 isoform X1; protein product: MLILTCPGQLQRLEEALRRSLPATLPVLGAVMTVARGNPASHEVLVDSWPHFGVVLTRLRPEEHRDPGDFYANQLTVYYRDEGAWRALLGGTEAVGWTRAFQMQGMQEGMYEAVREAAEAKGLRLETYPYQALLSPQPPRPRVQVPPGLRLAPVSPSHVPLLNATWGFGGNARSRRFLLGLVRALPNACLLGPRGRPVSWSLLDPLGCLSHGYTLPAWRGQGLTGVVLGALGRGLHARGFPIYCRVLPSNTSSQRAVRAVGFLPQPGTLYTLVVTPQ
- the LOC143162764 gene encoding glycine N-acyltransferase-like protein 3; amino-acid sequence: MLILTCPAQLQRLEGALRRSLPFSLPVHGAVMNINRGNPGEFEVVVDSWPRFGAVLARRSGEMPVDDCYRNTHAAFYRDVGAYRALLETPGCLRWDTAFHVFGLQEGVATVSQAIAGAKGIELEVSEYYTYLHPDPSTMPEPRLDPSVRVGSLSPVHLDLLNETWPYGGNARSRRYLAEVLGRFPSLCLQDGAGQPLCWALTDPFGTGTHGYTLPAHRRRGHMRAVLALTARRAQARGFPTFGHTATGNRPMQRLQEELGHRQLPGLCRFVLHNPGLGRAGP
- the POLD4 gene encoding DNA polymerase delta subunit 4, producing MEQPRRITDSFARRRRPGRTPGRDKGRVKGRDWPRPRAPPPAEEPPPPPPPPADQALLEMLRHFDLAWEYGPCTGITRLQRWERAQALGLSPPGPVRDALLEHQDNPDVTYSLWHEYAL